Proteins encoded within one genomic window of Rhodobacteraceae bacterium LMO-JJ12:
- a CDS encoding tripartite tricarboxylate transporter substrate binding protein, which translates to MTMKKLLGGALTLSMVAMGGAALADYPEKPVNFIVPFPPGDLEDVLTRMIADDFQKEYGVPAAVVNKPGGGGGPFPGAIDVATAPADGYTIGSFVVDVPVVGHQIGIDELTPEKFEPLGIFLTYPFVIATSGDAPYSNMEELAAYAKENDVALGHFGDPLNPTQVTKAMAVNMGFEWGSDAAFDALDCNTLASGDADVINTTLQLILPCLDQVKVLVAITDERIPLVPDAPTAGEVDPTLDISLWNGLFVTKDTPQDARDKIIAVAEKTMMSERAQAFAKETGAQVYWMNAQDSVARIARDIETVARITSLLE; encoded by the coding sequence ATGACAATGAAAAAGCTTCTGGGCGGGGCACTGACCCTTTCGATGGTGGCAATGGGGGGGGCGGCGCTGGCCGATTACCCGGAGAAGCCAGTGAATTTTATCGTGCCGTTCCCGCCGGGTGATCTGGAAGATGTGCTGACCCGGATGATCGCCGATGATTTCCAGAAGGAATATGGTGTGCCGGCGGCTGTGGTGAACAAGCCGGGCGGCGGCGGTGGGCCGTTCCCTGGGGCGATTGATGTCGCGACTGCGCCAGCAGATGGTTACACGATCGGGTCGTTCGTGGTTGACGTGCCGGTTGTCGGGCATCAGATCGGGATTGACGAGTTGACGCCAGAGAAATTTGAACCACTTGGTATCTTTCTGACCTACCCGTTCGTGATCGCCACGTCGGGCGATGCGCCCTATTCCAACATGGAAGAGCTGGCGGCTTATGCCAAGGAAAACGATGTGGCGCTGGGCCATTTCGGCGACCCGCTGAACCCGACGCAGGTGACCAAGGCGATGGCTGTGAACATGGGTTTTGAATGGGGCAGCGACGCGGCGTTTGATGCGCTGGATTGCAATACGCTGGCCAGTGGGGATGCGGATGTGATCAACACCACGCTGCAACTGATCCTGCCTTGTCTCGATCAGGTGAAAGTGCTGGTGGCGATCACGGATGAGCGCATTCCGCTGGTGCCGGATGCGCCCACGGCAGGCGAGGTTGATCCCACTTTGGATATCTCGCTGTGGAATGGTCTGTTTGTGACCAAGGATACGCCGCAGGACGCACGCGACAAGATCATCGCTGTGGCCGAGAAAACCATGATGAGCGAGCGCGCGCAGGCGTTTGCCAAGGAAACCGGCGCGCAGGTCTATTGGATGAACGCGCAGGATAGCGTTGCGCGGATCGCCAGGGATATCGAGACGGTTGCGCGTATCACAAGCTTGCTTGAATAA
- a CDS encoding HAD-IA family hydrolase: MSIQSPSRALILDFGGVISRTLFETHDLTERALGLPIGSLDWHGPFDPENDTLWQRMQADQISERAYWLERTREVGALLGQHWSEMSQFVRAARGADPDAVIRPEFRETIATCQDHGIRLAILSNELDLFYGADFREKLPFLADFEVIVDATHTGILKPDPRAYSDTLDQLGLPAEACVFVDDQLRNIAGAKAIGLPCVHFNVAHPGDSYAQALRQLGIN, translated from the coding sequence ATGAGCATCCAATCACCATCCCGCGCTCTGATCCTCGATTTCGGTGGCGTGATCAGCCGTACGCTGTTTGAAACCCATGATCTCACCGAACGCGCCCTCGGCCTGCCCATCGGTTCGCTCGATTGGCATGGTCCGTTCGACCCCGAAAACGACACGCTCTGGCAGCGGATGCAAGCCGACCAGATATCAGAGCGCGCCTACTGGCTTGAACGCACCCGCGAGGTCGGAGCGCTCTTGGGCCAGCACTGGAGCGAGATGAGCCAGTTCGTGCGCGCCGCCCGTGGTGCCGACCCCGACGCCGTGATCCGCCCTGAATTTCGCGAAACCATTGCCACCTGCCAAGACCACGGCATCCGTCTCGCCATCCTCTCGAACGAACTAGATCTCTTCTATGGCGCCGATTTTCGCGAAAAACTGCCGTTCCTCGCCGATTTTGAAGTGATCGTCGATGCCACCCACACCGGCATCCTCAAACCCGATCCGCGCGCCTATTCCGACACGCTCGACCAACTCGGCCTGCCCGCAGAGGCCTGCGTCTTTGTCGACGATCAACTCCGCAACATCGCCGGTGCCAAGGCCATTGGCCTGCCCTGCGTTCACTTCAACGTGGCCCATCCGGGCGACAGCTATGCCCAGGCTCTGCGCCAGCTTGGCATCAACTAA
- a CDS encoding aminotransferase class III-fold pyridoxal phosphate-dependent enzyme: MSETLLERRERLLGPRLTTFYDEPVHLVRGLGTKLWDVDGREYLDCYNNVPHVGHCHPKVVEAICRQAGTLNTHTRYLHEGIVNYAEALTATFADPLNAMMFTCTGSEANDIALRMARAVTGKRGVIATDHTYHGNTMAVAQLSCTNPPPDRWDSVEFVPAPDSYRPISGEEWAQEVEAAIERLKAKGYGLSALVLDPFFANEGFPDLAKGWVRPAIEAVRRAGGVIIADEVQPGFGRLGTHFWGHEKAGFLPDIVSLGKPMGNGHPVAGVVTSRATMAAFRETFRYFNTFGGNPVSMAAAQAVLEVIREEGLQENAREVGDYAREGLRELAGRHEVIGDVRGSGLFFGAELVLDRESKTPATDYTKQVANALRDKGVLMNFLGVHYNVLKIRPPMVFSRGDADRMLSAVDEALGEVRLA, from the coding sequence ATGAGCGAGACACTCCTTGAGCGCCGCGAGCGTCTACTTGGGCCGCGATTGACGACGTTTTATGACGAGCCTGTGCATCTGGTGCGGGGGTTGGGCACAAAACTCTGGGACGTGGACGGGCGCGAATACCTCGATTGCTATAATAACGTGCCGCATGTGGGGCATTGCCATCCGAAGGTGGTGGAGGCGATCTGTCGCCAAGCTGGAACGCTGAACACGCATACGCGGTATCTGCATGAGGGAATCGTGAATTATGCCGAGGCGTTGACCGCCACATTTGCTGATCCGCTGAATGCGATGATGTTTACCTGTACCGGCTCGGAAGCCAATGACATTGCGCTGCGCATGGCGCGGGCGGTGACGGGTAAACGCGGGGTGATTGCGACTGATCACACTTATCATGGCAACACGATGGCAGTGGCGCAGCTGAGTTGCACCAACCCGCCGCCGGATCGGTGGGATAGCGTGGAGTTTGTGCCGGCGCCGGACAGCTATCGCCCGATTTCGGGAGAGGAATGGGCGCAGGAGGTTGAGGCGGCGATTGAGCGGTTGAAGGCAAAGGGGTATGGCCTTTCGGCGCTGGTCCTTGACCCGTTTTTTGCCAATGAGGGGTTTCCCGATTTGGCCAAGGGTTGGGTGCGGCCTGCGATCGAGGCGGTGCGCCGCGCGGGAGGTGTGATCATCGCCGATGAAGTCCAGCCGGGATTTGGCCGGTTGGGCACGCATTTTTGGGGGCATGAGAAAGCCGGATTTCTGCCCGACATTGTGAGTCTGGGCAAGCCGATGGGCAACGGGCATCCTGTGGCGGGGGTGGTGACGAGCCGCGCCACGATGGCGGCGTTTCGCGAGACGTTTCGCTATTTCAACACCTTTGGAGGCAATCCGGTGAGCATGGCGGCGGCGCAAGCCGTTCTGGAGGTGATCCGCGAGGAAGGCTTGCAGGAGAATGCACGCGAGGTCGGGGACTATGCCCGCGAGGGGCTGCGTGAATTGGCGGGGCGGCATGAGGTGATCGGCGATGTGCGCGGGTCGGGGCTGTTTTTCGGGGCCGAGTTGGTGTTGGACCGGGAGAGCAAGACACCGGCGACTGACTATACCAAGCAGGTTGCCAATGCGCTGCGCGACAAGGGAGTCTTGATGAATTTTCTTGGGGTGCATTACAACGTGTTGAAAATACGCCCGCCGATGGTGTTTTCGCGCGGTGATGCCGACCGGATGCTAAGTGCTGTCGATGAGGCGCTGGGCGAGGTGCGGCTTGCTTGA
- a CDS encoding tripartite tricarboxylate transporter permease, with the protein MELFFSALDILARWDVILALLVGSLGGVLIGAIPGVGPAVAIAILLPATFSMDPIVGLTVLLGIYGSSMYGGAIPAILINTPGTAVNALTTYDGYPLTQKGEARRALSLAYSASFFGGVFSVVCLILLAPVLAKIAPMFGSREIFLAALLGLIMVVIAHRGQALIAAALACFGIFLNTIGLEPVKYSKRYTFDQSWLSSGVDLIVVVLGLFAISQAIFLLQGEDEKVRLAKLKGGLFQGMKELSRHPRVAAVSASFGVLMGMIPGVGEFTAQFLSYTYAQRTSKKPEEFGHGSPEGLIAAETSNNAVPAAAMVPLLALGIPGEALTAMMLSVFYVHNVVPGPQLFQNDMPFVVALYLALLMLNLLVLVFLLFASGQLIKVVKIPNRFLGVCILTLSFVGVYSLRNSFTDCLIAACFGVFGFVLKRLDLPAVPIVLGMVLGGIMEVKLRAGMARVKTPFDFIDRPVAMILFLMIIGVLALHIRFVLGERRKRKETK; encoded by the coding sequence ATGGAGCTATTCTTTTCAGCCCTCGACATTCTGGCGCGCTGGGATGTGATTCTGGCGCTTCTGGTGGGGTCGCTCGGGGGTGTTCTGATCGGGGCGATTCCCGGGGTTGGTCCGGCTGTGGCCATCGCCATTCTGTTGCCTGCGACTTTTAGCATGGACCCGATTGTCGGGCTGACCGTGCTATTGGGAATCTATGGCAGCTCGATGTATGGCGGAGCGATTCCGGCGATCTTGATCAACACGCCGGGCACGGCGGTGAATGCGCTGACCACTTATGACGGATACCCGTTGACCCAGAAGGGCGAGGCGCGACGCGCGCTTTCGCTGGCCTATTCCGCGTCGTTCTTTGGCGGCGTCTTTTCGGTCGTCTGTCTGATCCTGCTGGCGCCGGTTCTGGCCAAGATAGCGCCGATGTTTGGCAGCCGGGAGATTTTCCTGGCGGCTCTGCTGGGGTTGATCATGGTAGTGATTGCACATCGCGGGCAGGCTTTGATTGCGGCTGCATTGGCGTGTTTCGGGATATTCCTGAACACGATTGGGTTGGAGCCGGTGAAATATTCCAAACGCTACACTTTTGATCAAAGCTGGCTGAGCAGTGGTGTGGATCTGATCGTGGTGGTTTTGGGGTTGTTTGCGATTTCGCAGGCAATTTTCCTACTTCAGGGCGAGGATGAGAAGGTTCGCCTGGCCAAGCTGAAGGGTGGGTTGTTTCAGGGCATGAAGGAGCTTAGCCGCCACCCGAGGGTGGCAGCCGTTTCGGCCTCGTTTGGGGTACTGATGGGGATGATCCCCGGCGTGGGCGAGTTTACGGCGCAATTTCTGAGCTATACCTATGCGCAGCGTACGTCGAAAAAGCCCGAGGAATTCGGCCATGGATCGCCCGAGGGGCTGATCGCGGCGGAGACATCGAATAACGCGGTGCCGGCGGCTGCGATGGTTCCGTTGCTGGCGTTGGGCATTCCGGGCGAGGCGCTGACGGCGATGATGCTAAGCGTGTTTTACGTGCATAACGTGGTGCCTGGGCCGCAGCTTTTCCAGAATGATATGCCGTTTGTCGTGGCGCTCTATCTGGCGCTATTGATGCTTAACCTGCTGGTTCTGGTGTTTTTGCTGTTTGCTTCGGGGCAGTTGATCAAGGTGGTGAAAATACCCAATCGGTTCTTGGGGGTGTGTATTTTGACGCTGAGTTTTGTTGGCGTCTATAGCTTGCGCAACTCGTTTACTGATTGCCTGATTGCCGCCTGTTTCGGGGTGTTTGGCTTTGTGCTCAAGCGGCTTGATCTGCCTGCGGTGCCGATTGTGCTGGGCATGGTTCTGGGCGGAATCATGGAGGTGAAACTTCGCGCAGGTATGGCACGGGTGAAGACACCGTTTGATTTCATTGATCGCCCGGTGGCGATGATCCTGTTCTTGATGATTATTGGCGTTTTGGCCCTGCACATCCGCTTTGTGCTGGGGGAGCGGCGCAAACGCAAGGAGACCAAATGA
- a CDS encoding Tm-1-like ATP-binding domain-containing protein — protein sequence MADDKTILVVGTYDTKDDELGYLAERIRGQGGKVLSMDVSVLGDPSRPTDYSKHEVAREGGSSITAAIETGDENHAMQIMAAGASGLALRLYRAGEIDGVIVLGGSMGTDLALDVCAALPLGVPKYVVSTVSFSAMLPPERMAPDIQMILWAGGLFGLNSVCKASLSQAAGAVLGAARAVEKPTRDRPLIGMTSFGKTVLRYMVTLKPALEERGFEVAVFHATGMGGRAFEGLAAEGAFAAVMDFAPQEVSNHLFGSGITAGPDRMTNAGALAIPQLVAPGCYDLVDFVGWQAPPERLKDRPIHAHNRLLTSAMLDADERREVAQAICDKLGRAKGPVEFLLPTRGCNEWDRAGGELHDADALAVFCEEMQSACPENVTLSRLDCHINDPEFSAAALAVFDRWIEDGVVSPASGESRRGTI from the coding sequence ATGGCGGATGACAAGACGATCCTTGTGGTGGGGACGTATGACACCAAGGATGATGAGTTGGGCTATCTGGCCGAGCGTATTCGAGGGCAGGGCGGCAAGGTTTTGTCGATGGATGTGAGTGTGCTGGGCGATCCATCGAGACCGACGGATTATTCCAAGCATGAAGTGGCGCGAGAGGGGGGATCAAGTATCACCGCCGCCATCGAGACCGGCGATGAAAACCACGCGATGCAGATCATGGCGGCCGGGGCTTCGGGATTGGCTTTGCGGCTCTATCGGGCGGGCGAGATTGACGGGGTGATCGTTCTTGGCGGGTCGATGGGCACTGATTTGGCGCTGGATGTTTGTGCGGCGCTGCCGTTGGGGGTGCCAAAATACGTCGTCTCAACTGTGTCGTTTTCCGCGATGTTGCCACCCGAGCGGATGGCGCCGGATATTCAGATGATTCTCTGGGCCGGCGGGCTTTTTGGGCTGAATTCGGTCTGCAAGGCGTCACTCAGCCAGGCGGCGGGAGCGGTTCTGGGCGCGGCGCGGGCGGTGGAGAAACCGACGCGGGATCGCCCGTTGATCGGGATGACTTCGTTCGGCAAGACGGTGCTGCGCTATATGGTGACGCTGAAACCGGCGCTGGAAGAGCGCGGTTTCGAGGTGGCGGTGTTTCATGCCACGGGGATGGGTGGACGTGCCTTTGAGGGGTTGGCGGCAGAAGGGGCATTTGCGGCGGTGATGGATTTTGCGCCGCAGGAGGTTTCCAACCATCTCTTCGGCTCGGGAATTACGGCGGGGCCGGATCGGATGACCAATGCCGGGGCGCTGGCGATTCCGCAACTGGTGGCACCTGGGTGTTACGATCTAGTAGATTTTGTAGGCTGGCAAGCACCGCCCGAGCGCCTGAAAGACAGGCCGATCCACGCACATAACCGGCTTTTGACCTCGGCTATGCTGGATGCGGATGAGCGGCGCGAAGTCGCGCAGGCGATCTGTGACAAGCTGGGCAGGGCCAAAGGGCCGGTGGAGTTCTTGTTGCCGACGCGGGGCTGTAACGAGTGGGACCGCGCGGGTGGTGAACTGCATGACGCGGATGCGTTGGCGGTGTTTTGCGAAGAAATGCAAAGCGCCTGTCCAGAGAATGTGACCCTGAGCCGGTTGGATTGTCATATCAACGACCCGGAGTTCAGTGCCGCGGCCCTGGCCGTATTTGACCGCTGGATCGAAGACGGAGTGGTTTCGCCAGCAAGCGGAGAGTCCCGGCGCGGTACCATTTGA
- a CDS encoding aldehyde dehydrogenase, which produces MTNQVSIDTLRNRDVPAQRLLIDGEWQAGSGESLEIRSPIDGGRLTTIERATPEDVARATGAARRAFDDGRWSRMAPAQRKKVMHKIADIIEERALELTVLGVRDNGTEFNMALKAEAGSAAGTFRYYAEALDKIYGEVAPTASDVLGLVHRGPVGVVGAIVPWNFPLMIGSWKLAPALAAGNSVVLKPAETASLSLLKLAEYCAEAGLPDGVLNVVTGQGSVTGEALALSMDVGVLVFTGSGGVGRRLLEYSARSNLKRTYLELGGKSPNIVFADAPDLEHAAKVSAHGIFRNSGQVCVAGSRLLVERSVHDEFVEAVARHAKALKVGNPLDLSNQVGAVNSLVQLEGNLGFVEGATAEGAEIALGGSRILESTGGYYMEPTVLTGVKREDRVFQQEVFGPVLAVTAFDSEEEALSLANATDFGLAAGVWTGNLSRAHKMVAGIRAGVVHVNTYGGADNTVPLGGVKQSGNGHDKSLHAMEKYMDLKTAWIQL; this is translated from the coding sequence ATGACAAATCAAGTGAGCATTGACACGCTGCGAAATAGAGATGTTCCGGCTCAAAGATTATTGATCGACGGAGAGTGGCAGGCGGGGTCGGGAGAGTCGCTCGAAATTCGTTCGCCGATTGACGGGGGACGCCTGACGACGATCGAGCGGGCAACGCCGGAAGATGTGGCGCGTGCCACGGGTGCGGCGCGTCGGGCGTTTGATGATGGGCGTTGGTCGCGGATGGCCCCGGCTCAGCGCAAGAAGGTGATGCACAAGATTGCCGATATCATCGAGGAACGTGCGCTTGAGTTGACGGTGCTCGGGGTGCGCGACAATGGCACCGAGTTCAACATGGCACTGAAGGCCGAGGCGGGATCGGCGGCGGGGACGTTTCGCTATTACGCCGAGGCGCTAGACAAGATCTATGGCGAAGTGGCGCCGACGGCATCGGATGTTTTGGGGCTTGTACATCGGGGGCCTGTTGGGGTGGTCGGGGCGATTGTGCCGTGGAACTTCCCTTTGATGATCGGGTCATGGAAGCTAGCCCCGGCTCTGGCGGCGGGCAATTCGGTGGTGTTGAAACCGGCAGAGACGGCATCGCTCTCGCTGTTGAAGCTGGCGGAGTATTGCGCCGAGGCCGGGTTGCCTGATGGGGTTTTGAACGTGGTGACGGGGCAAGGCTCGGTCACGGGTGAGGCGTTGGCTTTGTCGATGGATGTGGGTGTGTTGGTTTTCACCGGGTCGGGCGGTGTTGGGCGGCGGTTGCTGGAATATTCGGCGCGCTCGAATTTGAAGCGGACCTATCTGGAGCTTGGGGGAAAGTCGCCCAACATCGTGTTTGCCGATGCGCCCGATCTGGAACATGCGGCGAAGGTGTCGGCGCATGGAATTTTCCGCAATTCGGGGCAGGTTTGTGTGGCCGGGTCGCGGTTATTGGTGGAGCGGTCGGTGCATGATGAGTTTGTTGAGGCTGTGGCGCGTCATGCAAAGGCGTTGAAAGTGGGTAATCCGCTGGATCTGAGCAATCAGGTGGGGGCGGTGAATTCTCTGGTGCAGTTGGAAGGCAACCTTGGGTTTGTTGAGGGCGCGACGGCTGAGGGGGCCGAGATTGCGCTGGGCGGTAGCCGTATTCTGGAGAGCACGGGCGGGTATTATATGGAGCCGACCGTATTGACCGGGGTGAAGCGAGAAGACCGAGTGTTTCAGCAGGAGGTGTTCGGGCCAGTTCTGGCAGTGACGGCGTTTGACAGTGAGGAGGAGGCGCTGAGCCTTGCCAATGCGACTGATTTCGGGTTGGCGGCGGGCGTGTGGACCGGGAATTTGAGCAGGGCGCACAAGATGGTTGCGGGCATACGCGCCGGGGTGGTGCATGTGAACACCTATGGCGGGGCCGATAATACGGTGCCTTTGGGCGGCGTGAAGCAATCGGGGAATGGCCATGACAAGTCGCTTCATGCGATGGAGAAATACATGGATTTGAAAACGGCTTGGATACAGTTGTGA
- a CDS encoding META domain-containing protein: MKRALFAGLLAASPLHAHDNHAPFDAPGHVWQLIEMNNTPFTARVTLTFPEPGKLAGEAPCNRYFGAMWGDYPWFKAGRIAATRRACPDLSLEHTYLQLLESMTHAEAGSDHLILTDGSNQSLVFRLIQAPD; the protein is encoded by the coding sequence ATGAAACGCGCTCTGTTCGCCGGCTTGCTTGCTGCATCCCCCTTGCACGCACATGACAACCACGCGCCGTTTGACGCTCCCGGCCATGTCTGGCAGCTCATCGAGATGAATAACACGCCTTTCACGGCGCGCGTCACGCTCACGTTCCCTGAACCTGGCAAGCTGGCCGGGGAAGCGCCCTGCAATCGCTATTTCGGTGCAATGTGGGGCGACTACCCGTGGTTCAAGGCCGGGCGCATCGCCGCCACCCGGCGCGCCTGCCCTGATCTTTCGCTCGAACACACCTATTTACAGTTGCTTGAGAGCATGACCCACGCCGAAGCCGGTTCCGACCATCTGATCCTGACGGATGGCTCTAATCAAAGCCTGGTGTTTCGCCTTATCCAAGCCCCCGATTGA
- a CDS encoding tripartite tricarboxylate transporter TctB family protein, whose amino-acid sequence MSSEDERKFRRPIRGQLLFALVFLAASLFLLSQLGEETKWIKRTKLFAQPRFWPAVAVGGMLLFSALHLWRLPRKWLVLTDFVEWKIWFFAIEWVLWFLVYVMVVPIVGYLPTTVVFVLLMTWRVGYRERKMMVISVGFAVAVVVLFKMFLQVKIPGGAFYEYLPGALRSFFIMNF is encoded by the coding sequence ATGAGTAGTGAAGACGAACGCAAGTTCAGAAGGCCGATCCGGGGGCAGCTTTTGTTTGCGCTGGTATTCCTTGCGGCGTCGCTTTTCCTGTTGAGCCAGTTGGGTGAAGAGACCAAATGGATCAAACGCACCAAGCTATTCGCCCAACCGAGATTTTGGCCGGCTGTGGCGGTGGGCGGGATGCTGCTGTTTTCGGCGTTGCATCTGTGGCGCTTGCCGCGCAAGTGGCTGGTTCTGACCGATTTCGTGGAGTGGAAAATCTGGTTCTTCGCCATCGAATGGGTCTTGTGGTTTCTTGTCTATGTCATGGTGGTGCCGATTGTCGGATATCTGCCGACAACTGTGGTGTTTGTTCTGCTCATGACGTGGCGGGTGGGGTATCGCGAGCGCAAGATGATGGTGATCTCGGTGGGCTTTGCCGTGGCGGTCGTGGTGTTGTTCAAGATGTTCTTGCAGGTGAAAATTCCCGGCGGCGCATTTTATGAATATTTGCCGGGCGCGTTGCGTTCTTTCTTTATCATGAATTTCTGA
- the recO gene encoding DNA repair protein RecO, which yields MEWRDQGILLGVTRHGETSAIIDVFTENHGRHAGVVRGGTSRKIAPILQPGAQLDVVWRARLEDHLGSYQVEPIRSRAAAAMGSRLALAGLNAVSGVLSFCLPEREGHGGLYRRTEQLMDLLGEDALWPLAYLRWELALLDEMGFGLDLTRCAATGAREGLLYVSPKTGRAVSAKGAGDWADRLLPLPPVMLGEGDAPDSEIAQGFETTGYFLRHKLAQELVHKPLPEARQRFVDQFNRGLG from the coding sequence ATGGAATGGCGGGATCAGGGCATACTTCTGGGGGTGACGCGGCATGGAGAAACCAGCGCCATCATCGACGTGTTTACCGAAAACCACGGACGCCACGCAGGTGTAGTGCGCGGCGGCACCAGCCGGAAAATCGCGCCGATCCTGCAGCCAGGTGCGCAGCTTGATGTGGTATGGCGGGCGCGGTTGGAGGATCATCTTGGCAGCTATCAAGTCGAGCCGATCCGATCGCGCGCGGCGGCGGCTATGGGATCGCGGCTGGCGCTGGCGGGGCTGAATGCGGTGAGCGGTGTTCTGAGTTTTTGTCTGCCCGAACGCGAAGGGCATGGCGGGCTTTACCGGCGCACTGAACAGCTGATGGATCTGTTGGGCGAGGATGCGCTCTGGCCGCTGGCGTATCTGCGATGGGAATTGGCGCTATTGGATGAGATGGGCTTTGGGCTGGATCTTACGCGCTGTGCGGCGACGGGTGCGCGCGAGGGGCTGCTTTATGTCTCGCCCAAGACCGGGCGGGCGGTGTCGGCGAAAGGTGCGGGAGATTGGGCCGACCGGCTGTTACCCTTGCCGCCCGTGATGTTGGGCGAGGGTGATGCGCCAGACAGTGAGATCGCACAAGGGTTTGAAACAACAGGATACTTTCTTCGTCACAAACTTGCACAGGAATTGGTGCACAAGCCGTTGCCGGAAGCACGCCAGCGGTTTGTTGATCAGTTCAATCGGGGGCTTGGATAA
- a CDS encoding IclR family transcriptional regulator gives MGTVSKALSLLDFFNRSRSTIGLSEMARLSGLNKATVHRHLSELQSQGFVEQTDTAREYRLGPAFLRLAALREAAVPLRDLAQQVLCDLSAATHETAHFSLLQNGQLTTTAYSYSPHHGTRVTMEDAEVLVLHATSSGLAVLAYSSPDFVDAALSAPLEKRTLHTVTDTDKLRASLTPIRNSGMAQSIGGFEDDVHSHGMPVFDAAAQVIGAIAVAAPTARMTPGHKALIQRELRHHALRLTRLLGGFPPSDFPREAAT, from the coding sequence ATGGGAACCGTATCCAAAGCTTTGTCATTGCTTGATTTTTTCAATCGCTCCCGCAGCACCATCGGGCTAAGCGAGATGGCGCGCCTGTCGGGGTTGAACAAGGCCACGGTGCATCGCCACCTCAGCGAACTACAGAGCCAGGGATTCGTCGAACAGACCGATACAGCGCGCGAATATCGTCTCGGCCCTGCTTTCCTGCGCCTCGCCGCCCTGCGCGAAGCAGCCGTTCCGCTGCGCGATCTGGCGCAACAGGTACTCTGCGATCTTTCCGCTGCCACCCATGAAACTGCCCATTTCTCGCTGCTGCAAAACGGCCAACTGACAACCACCGCCTATTCCTACTCGCCCCATCACGGCACCCGTGTCACCATGGAAGACGCCGAAGTTCTCGTGTTGCACGCCACAAGTTCCGGTCTCGCCGTCCTGGCCTATTCTTCGCCCGATTTCGTCGATGCAGCACTTTCTGCGCCGCTGGAAAAACGCACCCTCCATACCGTCACCGACACCGACAAGCTACGCGCCAGCCTCACCCCGATCCGCAATAGCGGCATGGCCCAAAGCATCGGCGGCTTCGAGGATGATGTGCATTCCCATGGCATGCCGGTTTTCGACGCCGCCGCTCAGGTCATCGGCGCCATCGCCGTCGCCGCGCCCACCGCCCGCATGACACCCGGCCACAAGGCGTTGATTCAGCGTGAATTACGCCATCATGCCCTGCGCCTCACCCGCCTTCTGGGCGGCTTTCCCCCATCGGATTTCCCACGCGAGGCCGCGACATGA
- a CDS encoding phosphotransferase: protein MRRWARCGLLEAAREAARFWGLGDAPIELAARRENVVFRVAAPRGDLALRFHRLGYRDEFQLTSELQWMAALANGGLRVPAPVAASSGALIQRQGDYMVDMLEWLPGRPLGKAGEMQGIADRAEFCRGLGGVMAKLHGISDEWPRPMGFARPAWDRAGLVGEKPLWGRFWEHPGLTAEERALLLLVRKRADRALAEIEASADFGLIHADLISENILYDETHPEDRVALIDFDDGGFGFRDFEMATFLLRFSEAEDYPELRAALCEGYRERRRVRPEQLDLFILLRALTYPGWIMERLGEPGSEERSKRAIATALREARRWLEGTGG from the coding sequence ATGAGGCGCTGGGCGAGGTGCGGCTTGCTTGAGGCGGCAAGAGAAGCTGCCAGGTTTTGGGGGCTGGGGGACGCGCCGATAGAATTGGCGGCGCGGCGCGAAAATGTGGTGTTTCGGGTCGCGGCGCCGCGAGGCGATCTGGCGCTGAGGTTTCACCGGCTGGGATATCGTGACGAATTCCAGCTGACTTCGGAATTGCAATGGATGGCGGCGCTGGCCAATGGCGGATTGCGGGTGCCGGCGCCTGTCGCAGCCAGTTCGGGTGCGCTGATCCAGCGGCAGGGCGATTACATGGTTGATATGCTGGAGTGGTTGCCGGGGCGGCCATTGGGCAAGGCCGGAGAGATGCAGGGGATTGCCGACAGGGCGGAGTTTTGCCGGGGCTTGGGCGGTGTGATGGCAAAGCTGCACGGGATTTCGGATGAATGGCCGCGACCGATGGGGTTTGCGCGCCCTGCCTGGGACCGGGCGGGGCTTGTGGGTGAGAAGCCGCTCTGGGGGCGGTTCTGGGAGCATCCGGGGCTGACGGCTGAGGAACGTGCGCTGTTGCTTCTGGTGCGTAAGCGGGCAGATAGAGCGCTGGCCGAGATCGAGGCAAGTGCGGATTTCGGGCTGATCCATGCGGATTTGATAAGCGAGAACATCCTTTACGACGAAACACACCCGGAAGATCGGGTGGCGCTGATCGACTTTGATGACGGTGGTTTTGGGTTTCGCGATTTCGAGATGGCGACGTTTTTGCTGCGCTTTAGCGAGGCCGAGGATTACCCGGAACTGCGTGCGGCACTCTGCGAAGGCTATCGTGAGCGGCGCAGGGTCAGGCCGGAGCAGTTGGATCTGTTCATATTGCTGCGCGCGCTGACGTATCCGGGATGGATTATGGAGCGGCTGGGGGAGCCGGGGAGCGAGGAACGCTCGAAACGGGCGATTGCCACGGCACTTAGAGAGGCGCGCCGGTGGCTGGAGGGTACGGGAGGATGA